tagtagagacagggtctcaccatgttggccaggcagggctagaactcctgacctcaagtgatccacccacttcagcctcccaaagtgctgtgattacaggcatgagccactgcacctggtctcagAAACTCTTAATGCATCTTGCCCCATCTAtacagtttgttttatttttataaaaaaaagaatcatactataaaattcttattttctagCAGATTGATTATttcactcattttaaaatttccttttatattcacAAAAGTTCTTTGAAGTAGGTACTACCTTCTTTGTATATACAGCTGAATTCAGAAGTAACCTATCCAAAATCATAAGGCTTTTTAAGAGGCTGGGTCAAAATTCAAACTCAGATCTGTCAGATTCCATGAAGCCCATACGCTTTATTATCTCCTATATCCAGTTATCAAATTATACATAAATAACTTCAATCAACTTGTATGATGCAAGAAATTCCTACTTGAGTGgtcacactttaaaaaattcattatctGATGATGTTAAAAGTTCTAAGGCTACAAATTAAAGATCACCCAATACCAGTGTCACCCTATCCTCTAGTGAGATGAAACTAAATAGGGAAAGGGTTAGGTCAAAAGCAACAGTCCTCATTTAGCATCATAATTAGTTCACTTCTCGTTTAAAATGGCAAGGTTCTGCCTAAATAATGAATTGCTCAATAGGAATAATACACATTAGCCAAACCATGTAATAACTGAATTAGCAAATTAAACTACTTAGACACAAAAGCCAACTAAAAAGCGATTAGCTATGCACACCAACTGGTAATACCATAATTTCTCTAATATCTTACTGTCTCAAAGTTATCAAGGCAATGAAATATAAGTATTTCAATTACAAAGACTTTGGAAAGATTTGCAATTGAAAATGGTTTTCTTAGCAAAAGATAACTGGAGAAATAAAGTTTGTAGATTCTGAGTTTATTAACGGTATATTTAAAATAAGCTTGTGGATCAGGTGTTAGTTACATATATCAATTGTCAGTATAAGGCAGTGAGGTTCAAGGGAGTGCCCTCTTCCACACCCCTGGAGTTGAAAAAAGGTAAAGTTTAGCACAGAGTGGAACTCTGGACTGGGGAACAACCTAGATATCAAGCTACACCTCTAGGGGCTACTTTAGGTCAAAGTGAATCTCAATGAATCTTTTCTGAAAGAGTCTGAATCAAAAAAGGATAATGTATAGGAGGTAAGGGGTAAAAATATTCTCCCTGACACACCTACTCTCTAGGAAGAGCTAACAAGTACATTTGTAAGAAAGTATAGGCAAATAAATACAACTACAATAAGTGAACCTatagttatttcttattttaggaCTAAACCTTAATTCATCTCATACCCTCACCCCAAGTCTTTTAGTAGCTGCTAAattatgaggaaaaagaaaaatttgcttttttctagttgtttttctgttcttcaatTCACTATAGCCTTTGGCACAGAATGAGGTTTCAAATTCTGCTTGTTCTCTCCTGGAATCAAAACCGTACTTGAATTTCCTAGGTCTTTGATGGAAAAAATTAACATTCTATTcttaagcttaaaaaaaaaaaagatccaaatcTCAGTTTAACCTTCTTTTAAAATCACTGTAAAGGGTAATACTGAAGGATTTACTGGAACCGTCAATTAGCTAAtaagtgtgggtttttttttttttttaacatatatggTATTTATAGTCACCAAAAAATCCAATAGTCACCAAAAAATCCAAGTTGATGAGTATCTGTAAATATTAACGAAACTCATTGAGATAAAGAAAAATCTTACTGTGCTTTACTATAGGACTATTTGTAGTTTCCCAAAGGGTTGTGAAAAATGTAACCAACCCACAAATCAGACAGGCATTATACATCATAACGAGACTCCTTTAACAAGTACtcagttgaaaaaatattttttgaaaagctgAAATTAGAAGCCTCCACAACAATTAATACATCatacaaaatagagaaaattagtaAATACCTGAACTGAAGTGGCTGATTCCTGTAAATGGCCACTAGCAACTGCTCCTTTGGAAGTTGCTGAAGGTACACTGTGCGTTTTGGGGGTTCCTGGAGTATCAATATTTTCATCTGTCCTATGTGACTGCCAGGCTTCCTTTCGATGATGAGATTCAGTAGCCTGCTGGTCTCCAAAAGCAGCCCAAGAACAACTATCTTTTTGTTCATCCTCAAAAGCATTCCAATCTACAACTTGGCTAGGACCAGCTGAACTGAAGTCTGCAAAATCATCAGAGTCTTGAAAACCATTGCAGTCATCCTGAATATTTGGCACAGAATCAAAATGTCCAATCTCACtttcttgcccatttttaagttttGAAACAGGTTCAGTGCCTGTTCCACTAGATTTTCTTGCCAATTGACATTCTTCTGATAAATTATCAGAAGTCTGTTTTAGGTCTGACTTTGTTAATATTGTCTCCTCTTGGCAAGAAACAGCATTTATATCCCCAAATTCTCCAAAGTCATCATCACCTGGTTCACTAAAATGTGGAAAGTGCTCTGAAGACTCTTCAAAAGTGGCATCACTCATTGAATCTTGAGTACCAGTAACAAAAGGTGGAGTTGAGCCACTGGCAGTGCCAAAGTCACCAAAATCACCAAAATCATCTTCATTGATATCATTGCAAGTCACAAAGTCATTACTACTATCACCATTTTTTACACTTAAAGAATCATCCAAATCATTTTCTTCTGTGGGGTCAATGTTTGGGCTTTGGAAATTAGTAAactttctactttcttctttggGAGAACCAACTTCATCATCAGAAGTTTTAACAGAATCCATGCATAGGTGAGCACATTTAGAAGTAAGTAAGTCaagtttttcttcagttttacaTTGTTCTCTCCTAATGGCTTCTGAATTATCAGCTGAGTCTACCAAACTCCAAGCCTTTGACTGAACACCTGACTGTAAAAATTCATCTTGTTGCAGTGTTGGAAGGCCTTGTTTTTCAACACTGAAACCTCTGTTAGTCACTATGCTTATTTCTGAAACACAAACCTGATCCTCTCCATCAGTGTCTCCTTTGTTATCCAAGCTTCTACCCAAAGACACTTCTTTTACAGAATTCAGTTCATTGActctattaattttattgttttcccgAATGTTTAGTGCTTCTCTATCATTTAAAACTGCACATTCTATTTCTTCTAATTGTATCCTTTCCTTTTTGGAAAATGTGGCAAAATCTGCAAATTCCTCAGCAGGACTAGGTACAGAGTCTAAATTATACTCAGTGCTATGAGTGCTAAGAGGCTTCCGTCCCTTTGAATCAGCTACATTGTCCAGATCATCTGTTCCCTGAGGATTTACAGTTTCCAACACTGCAAACCCATTTGTTAGAATCTCCAGACAAGGAGGCTTTTCACCATTGCAGCTCTCTAACTGCTTGTTTTGATGAACAACATTCATATTAGTTCTAAAATCTCCTGGAGAGAAACTTTCAAGTGTTCCAACATTCTGTCTCTGCTCCACTACTTTATTTAAATTTCCTGGTCTTTCCATGccatcaatggaagtatctaacATTTCAGATGAAATTATTTCTTTGCTGGTGGTAGAAAGTAAAACATCAGACTGTCCTTTCACAGGAGCAGAAAGTTCAGCAGTGATGTCCTTATCATTACCATTTTTAATGGACTTAAAGCTTGTAAGGCTATCTACATTTTCTGAGAATTCATGAATTGGCATAAAATGGTTTGAAGGTACAAACTCTTCCTTGGGACGAGTATAATCTGGTGTATCGAAATCAACAAACCCTACACCAGAAGGGCTAACTTCTGAAAACCCACCAAATTCCCCaaattcatcatcatcatcatcctctgcTCCATTGTCTAATGGTGGTGGGGATGAAGAGTACATTCGAATGATGTCTGGCTCCATTGTTCAGTTGCTTTCAAATAATTAATTTacacctgtaaaaaaaaaaaaaaaagaatttttggaGGGGACAGATTACATAGAACAAGATCTTTCAAAATTCTCTCAAAGCTActttaaaacaatgcaaatttacAGTGCTCtattttgtctccttttttccTTGACCATTTCCTGCATGatgttttgtatcttttaatctatttttctctTAGGTGCAATTACTTTACACAGCTATAgtgtactggaaaaaaaaaagttctcttaGACTACTACATGTTACCAAGAGCACTGGTAGTACATTAATGAAATGTGGGGATTCCAGATAATTCTGAATATACACTTACAAAAGTACACCTACAAAATTCTCTCCTGGGGTAAGTGCTTATTCTGTTAAGTTCTCCTTCAATTCATTAAGGATTCAGTGCTTGCCTTATGGAtttgtatgagttctttatatTAATAAAGGCATCAAAATTTTATCTGTAATAattgttacaaatattttcttcacttggcttttcaatgtttatttctgacccaagttaatttttaaatacttaataaTTTGAAATAGTTTAAGACTCAAAAAAAGTTGGAAATACAAGAGTTCTTGTGTATATTCCACTTAGCTTCTCCCAGTGGTAATATAGTAATAAGGTAATAACCATAACACATGGTCAAACCAGGAAACTGACATCAGTACAATACTATTAACTCAGGTACAGACCTTGTTTGGATTTcaccagttgtgtgtgtgtgtgtgtgtgtgtgtgtgtgtgcatgcgtacagttctaaaaattttatatgtGTGGATTAGAGTGACCATCACTACAATCAGGATAAGAACTGTTCTATCAACACAAAAAAAACTCCCTCATGTTACCTCTTAATAGTCACACTCTTCCCTAAACCCTAATCCTCGATCTATTCTACATCATTATAATTTGTTACatcaagaatgttatatataaatagaatcacacaaTACATAACCCTTTGAAGCTGGCTTTTTCCCTCAGCCTAATAATGCCCTTGAGagctatccatgttgctgcgttTGTCAacagttcattccttttctttttctttttcagagacagggtctcactatgttgcccaggctggtttcttgggctgagcaatcctcctgcctcagcctcctgggtagctgagactacaggtgcacatcaccactcCTGGGTCTGACTCTTTTTCATTGCTAACTAGCgttccattgtatagatgtaccACAGGTTGTCTACCCATTCACTCCATATAGGATATGTAGGTTGTTTCCAGTATTTTCCTATTACAAAcaaaactgctatgaacattcatgtacagattACTATGTGAacccatgttttcatttctctaaaatatataaaccCAGGAGTGTGAATGCTGGGTCATGTAGCATGctcaactttataagaaactgccaagctgttttcccAAGTTAATTTTAGGAAGTCAAATCAATTGATTTTTTCACGAAGATGAAGAAAGTTGTATGCAACTTTCTTCATTATTTTGCTATCATataaaagttaataaatattcacttttattttcttctacttttagggaataaaaaacatttaattttaacacATCTAGAACTTATTTTGGTGTATGATGTAAAGCAAAAATgtaaggtgaatttttttttctcaacagcCAAGCAATGGTCTTAATCCCTTTTGTTGAATAATCCTTCCCATACTAATTAATTTATAATAGCttctttttaatacatttaattcTTAAATGAAACCTCAGTTATTCTAGTCCTCTGTGCTGAGGAGTCAAAAGTTCCACAGGTCAGATTTAACATTAAAAGCAAAGGgaccacctataatcccagcactttgggaggctgaggtgggcagattgcttgaggtcaggagttcaagaccagcctggccaacacggtgaaaccccgcctctactaaaaataaaaaaattagccgggcgtggtggtgcacatctgtaatatcagctactcaggaagctgaggcaggagaatcacttgaacccaggaggtggagattgcaatgaggcgagatcgtgccacagcactctagcctgagtgacagagtgagactcggtttcaaaaaaaaaaaaaaaagggaggactAACAGCCAAAGTCCTAGAATAAAACCAGCACATAAATAATAAACAGATACTTCTTACAACTCACAGCTGCCCATTTAGATACATGAGGAAAATGTTTACTACAAAATTCAACCAGTTTTGCAAGCTAGACTTCTCTCAGAATAAAATTTCCTAAGATCTTCCACAGTTTTAGAGTGAAGGTACCGTAGAAACCACAGTTTAATTTAGAGGTGAGGAAAATGAAGCCAACTAGTGAGTAACTTTCCCAAAGTTCATTCAGACAACTGCTTAGTGGAGAATGGCTTCAGAATTTTGAAAAGGATCTTTGAGGTTAACGACTGGTCAGTCACTCAGAGTTACCAGGAAGAAATGAGCAAGtcacaagaaaaggaaaaggctcCATTGTAATATATCTACTTCAAATTATCTTTCTTACGAAATCAGCaccataaagaaggaaataactgcTTTGCTCTGCCATACTCTTCTTTCCTGCTGctgatttaaatagaaaaaaaaagtacaagataCACACAAATCCTATTTTGTTCCCTTGCCTAGTGTCCTGATAACCCCTTCTAATTAGTGTATGAGGTAATCTGACCTCTAACTGTGTCCCTCTAATTATGAAGTTCCTATCATTTAAAATCACTTTGTGATTGTTAA
The genomic region above belongs to Gorilla gorilla gorilla isolate KB3781 chromosome 12, NHGRI_mGorGor1-v2.1_pri, whole genome shotgun sequence and contains:
- the AFTPH gene encoding aftiphilin isoform X4 encodes the protein MEPDIIRMYSSSPPPLDNGAEDDDDDEFGEFGGFSEVSPSGVGFVDFDTPDYTRPKEEFVPSNHFMPIHEFSENVDSLTSFKSIKNGNDKDITAELSAPVKGQSDVLLSTTSKEIISSEMLDTSIDGMERPGNLNKVVEQRQNVGTLESFSPGDFRTNMNVVHQNKQLESCNGEKPPCLEILTNGFAVLETVNPQGTDDLDNVADSKGRKPLSTHSTEYNLDSVPSPAEEFADFATFSKKERIQLEEIECAVLNDREALNIRENNKINRVNELNSVKEVSLGRSLDNKGDTDGEDQVCVSEISIVTNRGFSVEKQGLPTLQQDEFLQSGVQSKAWSLVDSADNSEAIRREQCKTEEKLDLLTSKCAHLCMDSVKTSDDEVGSPKEESRKFTNFQSPNIDPTEENDLDDSLSVKNGDSSNDFVTCNDINEDDFGDFGDFGTASGSTPPFVTGTQDSMSDATFEESSEHFPHFSEPGDDDFGEFGDINAVSCQEETILTKSDLKQTSDNLSEECQLARKSSGTGTEPVSKLKNGQESEIGHFDSVPNIQDDCNGFQDSDDFADFSSAGPSQVVDWNAFEDEQKDSCSWAAFGDQQATESHHRKEAWQSHRTDENIDTPGTPKTHSVPSATSKGAVASGHLQESATSVQTALLNRLERIFEACFPSILVPDAEEEVTSLKHLLETSTLPIKTREALPESGELLDVWTELQDIHDAHGLRYQWGGSHSNKKLLSSLGIDTRNILFTGNKKQPVIVPMYAAGLGMLEPTKEPLKPLSAAEKIASIGQTATMSPDMNTCTSDQFQESLPPVQFDWSSSGLTNPLDGVDPELYELTTSKLEISTSSLKVTDAFARLMSTVEKTSTSTRKPKREEHLSEEAIKVIAGLPDLTFMHAKVLMFPATLTPSTSSQEKADG
- the AFTPH gene encoding aftiphilin isoform X3 — its product is MEPDIIRMYSSSPPPLDNGAEDDDDDEFGEFGGFSEVSPSGVGFVDFDTPDYTRPKEEFVPSNHFMPIHEFSENVDSLTSFKSIKNGNDKDITAELSAPVKGQSDVLLSTTSKEIISSEMLDTSIDGMERPGNLNKVVEQRQNVGTLESFSPGDFRTNMNVVHQNKQLESCNGEKPPCLEILTNGFAVLETVNPQGTDDLDNVADSKGRKPLSTHSTEYNLDSVPSPAEEFADFATFSKKERIQLEEIECAVLNDREALNIRENNKINRVNELNSVKEVSLGRSLDNKGDTDGEDQVCVSEISIVTNRGFSVEKQGLPTLQQDEFLQSGVQSKAWSLVDSADNSEAIRREQCKTEEKLDLLTSKCAHLCMDSVKTSDDEVGSPKEESRKFTNFQSPNIDPTEENDLDDSLSVKNGDSSNDFVTCNDINEDDFGDFGDFGTASGSTPPFVTGTQDSMSDATFEESSEHFPHFSEPGDDDFGEFGDINAVSCQEETILTKSDLKQTSDNLSEECQLARKSSGTGTEPVSKLKNGQESEIGHFDSVPNIQDDCNGFQDSDDFADFSSAGPSQVVDWNAFEDEQKDSCSWAAFGDQQATESHHRKEAWQSHRTDENIDTPGTPKTHSVPSATSKGAVASGHLQESATSVQTALLNRLERIFEACFPSILVPDAEEEVTSLKHLLETSTLPIKTREALPESGELLDVWTELQDIHDAHGLRYQWGGSHSNKKLLSSLGIDTRNILFTGNKKQPVIVPMYAAGLGMLEPTKEPLKPLSAAEKIASIGQTATMSPDMNTCTSDQFQESLPPVQFDWSSSGLTNPLDGVDPELYELTTSKLEISTSSLKVTDAFARLMSTVEKTSTSTSRKPKREEHLSEEAIKVIAGLPDLTFMHAKVLMFPATLTPSTSSQEKADG
- the AFTPH gene encoding aftiphilin isoform X1, translating into MEPDIIRMYSSSPPPLDNGAEDDDDDEFGEFGGFSEVSPSGVGFVDFDTPDYTRPKEEFVPSNHFMPIHEFSENVDSLTSFKSIKNGNDKDITAELSAPVKGQSDVLLSTTSKEIISSEMLDTSIDGMERPGNLNKVVEQRQNVGTLESFSPGDFRTNMNVVHQNKQLESCNGEKPPCLEILTNGFAVLETVNPQGTDDLDNVADSKGRKPLSTHSTEYNLDSVPSPAEEFADFATFSKKERIQLEEIECAVLNDREALNIRENNKINRVNELNSVKEVSLGRSLDNKGDTDGEDQVCVSEISIVTNRGFSVEKQGLPTLQQDEFLQSGVQSKAWSLVDSADNSEAIRREQCKTEEKLDLLTSKCAHLCMDSVKTSDDEVGSPKEESRKFTNFQSPNIDPTEENDLDDSLSVKNGDSSNDFVTCNDINEDDFGDFGDFGTASGSTPPFVTGTQDSMSDATFEESSEHFPHFSEPGDDDFGEFGDINAVSCQEETILTKSDLKQTSDNLSEECQLARKSSGTGTEPVSKLKNGQESEIGHFDSVPNIQDDCNGFQDSDDFADFSSAGPSQVVDWNAFEDEQKDSCSWAAFGDQQATESHHRKEAWQSHRTDENIDTPGTPKTHSVPSATSKGAVASGHLQESATSVQTALLNRLERIFEACFPSILVPDAEEEVTSLKHLLETSTLPIKTREALPESGELLDVWTELQDIHDAHGLRYQWGGSHSNKKLLSSLGIDTRNILFTGNKKQPVIVPMYAAGLGMLEPTKEPLKPLSAAEKIASIGQTATMSPDMNTCTSDQFQESLPPVQFDWSSSGLTNPLDASGGSTLLNLDFFGPVDDSSSSSSTTIPGVDPELYELTTSKLEISTSSLKVTDAFARLMSTVEKTSTSTSRKPKREEHLSEEAIKVIAGLPDLTFMHAKVLMFPATLTPSTSSQEKADG
- the AFTPH gene encoding aftiphilin isoform X2, which encodes MEPDIIRMYSSSPPPLDNGAEDDDDDEFGEFGGFSEVSPSGVGFVDFDTPDYTRPKEEFVPSNHFMPIHEFSENVDSLTSFKSIKNGNDKDITAELSAPVKGQSDVLLSTTSKEIISSEMLDTSIDGMERPGNLNKVVEQRQNVGTLESFSPGDFRTNMNVVHQNKQLESCNGEKPPCLEILTNGFAVLETVNPQGTDDLDNVADSKGRKPLSTHSTEYNLDSVPSPAEEFADFATFSKKERIQLEEIECAVLNDREALNIRENNKINRVNELNSVKEVSLGRSLDNKGDTDGEDQVCVSEISIVTNRGFSVEKQGLPTLQQDEFLQSGVQSKAWSLVDSADNSEAIRREQCKTEEKLDLLTSKCAHLCMDSVKTSDDEVGSPKEESRKFTNFQSPNIDPTEENDLDDSLSVKNGDSSNDFVTCNDINEDDFGDFGDFGTASGSTPPFVTGTQDSMSDATFEESSEHFPHFSEPGDDDFGEFGDINAVSCQEETILTKSDLKQTSDNLSEECQLARKSSGTGTEPVSKLKNGQESEIGHFDSVPNIQDDCNGFQDSDDFADFSSAGPSQVVDWNAFEDEQKDSCSWAAFGDQQATESHHRKEAWQSHRTDENIDTPGTPKTHSVPSATSKGAVASGHLQESATSVQTALLNRLERIFEACFPSILVPDAEEEVTSLKHLLETSTLPIKTREALPESGELLDVWTELQDIHDAHGLRYQWGGSHSNKKLLSSLGIDTRNILFTGNKKQPVIVPMYAAGLGMLEPTKEPLKPLSAAEKIASIGQTATMSPDMNTCTSDQFQESLPPVQFDWSSSGLTNPLDASGGSTLLNLDFFGPVDDSSSSSSTTIPGVDPELYELTTSKLEISTSSLKVTDAFARLMSTVEKTSTSTRKPKREEHLSEEAIKVIAGLPDLTFMHAKVLMFPATLTPSTSSQEKADG